In one Nicotiana tomentosiformis chromosome 6, ASM39032v3, whole genome shotgun sequence genomic region, the following are encoded:
- the LOC104088175 gene encoding chitinase 4-like, with protein sequence MINCGSRKHFFLFIYIIAIFIPKLILAQNCGCAEGLCCSRWGYCGTGNAYCGQGCKGGPCFITENYGISSVSQIVSEPFFNGIANQAAPNCEGKGFYTRSAFLEALRSYPLFATAGSSDDNKREIAAFFAHVTHETGQMCYRNEINGASRDYCDETNKEYPCVLGKKYYGRGPIQLSWNFNYGPAGKDIGFDGVNDPDIVARDSLIAFKTAFWYWMNNCHSLITSGHGFGATIRAINGPLECNGGNPEPVARRIQYYTEYCQQLGVDTGNNLTC encoded by the exons ATGATTAACTGTGGTTCAAGAAAGcacttctttttatttatttatattatagcCATATTTATTCCAAAATTAATCTTGGCTCAAAACTGTGGGTGTGCGGAAGGTTTGTGCTGCAGCAGATGGGGTTATTGTGGCACTGGAAATGCATATTGTGGTCAAGGCTGTAAAGGGGGGCCTTGTTTTATTACAGAAAACTATGGAATTTCATCAGTTTCTCAAATTGTTTCTGAACCATTTTTCAATGGAATTGCTAATCAAGCTGCTCCAAACTGTGAAGGCAAAGGATTTTACACAAGATCTGCCTTTCTTGAAGCTCTCAGGTCTTATCCTCTATTTGCAACTGCTGGTTCTTCTGATGATAATAAGCGTGAAATTGCTGCTTTCTTTGCTCATGTTACCCATGAGACTGGAC AAATGTGCTATAGAAATGAGATAAATGGTGCATCTAGGGACTATTGTGACGAGACAAATAAAGAGTACCCTTGTGTCCTCGGCAAGAAATATTACGGCCGTGGACCGATACAATTGTCATGGAATTTCAACTATGGACCGGCGGGGAAAGACATCGGATTCGATGGCGTAAACGACCCCGATATCGTGGCTAGAGACAGTCTCATAGCATTCAAAACTGCGTTTTGGTATTGGATGAATAATTGCCATTCTCTCATAACTTCTGGCCATGGTTTCGGGGCGACTATTCGAGCCATTAATGGTCCGCTTGAGTGTAATGGTGGAAATCCAGAGCCTGTTGCCAGAAGGATTCAATATTACACTGAGTATTGTCAGCAACTTGGTGTAGATACTGGGAATAATCTCACTTGTTAG